Proteins encoded in a region of the ANME-2 cluster archaeon genome:
- a CDS encoding 4Fe-4S binding protein has product MAKQDKKLVLMEESCIGCGICTTVCPTNLKKEKDIHFDVDTEPRAIAVSNGKAFIVHDICIACGICTKNCPVSSLTIEVVT; this is encoded by the coding sequence ATGGCAAAGCAAGATAAGAAATTGGTGCTTATGGAAGAAAGCTGTATTGGCTGCGGTATCTGCACCACCGTATGCCCGACAAACCTGAAAAAAGAAAAGGACATACATTTTGATGTAGACACAGAACCCAGGGCAATTGCCGTATCGAACGGGAAGGCATTTATCGTTCATGACATTTGCATCGCCTGTGGCATCTGCACAAAGAACTGTCCGGTCAGTTCATTGACCATCGAAGTTGTGACATAA
- a CDS encoding 4-oxalocrotonate tautomerase family protein produces MPVITIEGTHFTREQKKDLIETFTREAARITSIPAQAFVIKINENSADNWGVGGEMLSDLMAKGRK; encoded by the coding sequence ATGCCAGTAATCACAATAGAAGGAACCCACTTTACCAGAGAACAGAAGAAAGACCTTATCGAAACCTTCACCCGCGAAGCCGCCAGGATCACCAGCATCCCCGCACAGGCCTTTGTTATAAAGATCAACGAGAATTCCGCTGATAACTGGGGCGTTGGCGGCGAGATGCTCTCAGACCTGATGGCAAAAGGCCGGAAATGA
- a CDS encoding exonuclease SbcCD subunit D C-terminal domain-containing protein: protein MRILHTSDWHIGQKIYEQNRLAEHEQFLDWLLDTIIDREVDILLVCGDVFDSSVPPAGAAGLYYRFLFDLYKKTTAHAVIIAGNHDSAVRLAAPREFLQMARIHVVGNISESARECVVRLDVNGTSAAIAAVPYLNEGDILPHVSLEGEVERSMRYREAVKKVYEECLSAMDTDVRVLMGHYFIQGGTTSDSERLVQIGGINPVRTTDLPPADYIALGHLHRPQHIQGNGCPVVYSGSPLPLSFKEAEHGKKIFLVDIRDECTIEEVTVPVFRELVRLEGSRDDLLALANFGDWKDKYIEVKVHLDGPAIGTGDSLRQAFNSRGGKVLAVNPVLPDRKSDTISPEDIKTKSPDEIFCDYYRHTTGGNASSEALDELLTTFNDLMEFTLKEETREEEA, encoded by the coding sequence ATGCGCATACTACACACCTCGGACTGGCATATAGGCCAGAAAATATACGAGCAGAACAGGCTTGCTGAACATGAACAGTTCCTGGACTGGCTGCTGGATACCATCATTGACAGGGAAGTGGACATCCTGCTGGTCTGCGGGGACGTGTTCGACTCATCCGTACCCCCGGCCGGGGCTGCCGGCCTGTATTACCGGTTCCTGTTCGACCTGTACAAAAAAACAACGGCACACGCCGTGATAATTGCCGGGAACCACGACTCTGCGGTGCGACTGGCCGCACCCAGGGAGTTCCTGCAAATGGCCCGCATCCATGTCGTGGGCAACATCAGCGAATCGGCAAGAGAATGCGTGGTGCGCCTGGACGTAAATGGCACCTCTGCCGCCATTGCCGCCGTACCCTACCTGAACGAAGGCGACATCCTGCCCCACGTATCACTGGAAGGCGAAGTCGAGCGGTCCATGCGCTACCGCGAAGCCGTGAAAAAAGTATATGAAGAATGCCTGTCCGCCATGGACACCGATGTCAGGGTGCTGATGGGGCACTACTTCATCCAGGGTGGCACCACCAGCGACTCGGAACGGCTGGTACAGATAGGCGGCATCAACCCGGTCAGAACCACAGACCTGCCCCCTGCAGATTACATCGCACTCGGCCACCTGCACCGCCCCCAGCACATCCAGGGCAACGGCTGCCCGGTAGTGTATTCAGGCTCGCCATTGCCGCTGAGCTTCAAGGAAGCCGAACACGGGAAGAAGATATTTTTGGTAGATATCAGGGATGAATGCACCATCGAGGAAGTAACTGTACCCGTGTTCAGGGAACTGGTGCGCCTCGAGGGAAGTCGTGATGACCTTCTGGCACTGGCCAATTTCGGGGACTGGAAGGACAAATATATCGAGGTAAAGGTGCACCTGGACGGGCCCGCCATCGGTACCGGGGATTCCCTGCGCCAGGCATTTAACAGCAGGGGAGGGAAAGTGCTGGCTGTGAATCCCGTGCTGCCTGACAGGAAGAGCGATACCATATCCCCGGAGGATATCAAAACAAAATCCCCGGACGAAATCTTTTGCGATTACTACAGGCACACTACTGGCGGGAACGCATCTTCCGAAGCACTGGACGAACTGCTCACCACCTTCAACGATCTGATGGAATTCACCCTGAAAGAGGAGACCAGGGAGGAAGAGGCATGA